From one Pecten maximus chromosome 8, xPecMax1.1, whole genome shotgun sequence genomic stretch:
- the LOC117333766 gene encoding uncharacterized protein LOC117333766 produces MTETKSDYRLENFDEYDEPCQMTTAYCGQLSLDQYEDQMVNTTEQAVLELLSYLDKNPQKIQSILTKRKKEELENLGMLSFLKMKMMSLINGDKNGGVTIPEEECQAKLDNLKCEMTKVLDYSLKSKGRRCSNRLAAKRQKMSASINKENAEIPISENHPPPPPPPPPVIAIATPGGSDMRKKGTPLKDLNFKMDTPKSLMKVKRKHERTGSDFSVSSLTTIGSFSSLQQELLSSNPMRRLRTTNHQRSPGGTPSRNPRMMSDSPHQHVYLRTTIPCVCEQHAAQIPQRAISKSCRPP; encoded by the exons ATGACAGAAACCAAGTCTGACTATCGCCTGGAGAATTTTGATGAGTATGATGAACCTTGTCAGATGACCACAGCGTACTGTGGTCAGTTATCCCTTGACCAATACGAGGATCAAATGGTCAATACAACAGAACAAGCTGTCCTA GAACTCCTTTCCTACCTTGACAAGAATCCACAGAAAATCCAGTCCATCTTGACCAAGCGGAAAAAAGAGGAACTGGAGAACCTAGGCATGCTTTCATTCCTAAAG ATGAAGATGATGTCTTTGATCAATGGTGATAAAAATGGAGGGGTCACAATCCCAGAGGAGGAATGTCAGGCCAAACTGGACAACCTGAAGTGTGAGATGACCAAAGTATTAGATTATTCCCTCA AGTCCAAAGGTCGAAGATGTTCCAACCGCCTAGCTGCTAAGAGACAAAAGATGTCAGCATCAATCAACAAAGAAAATGCTGAAATTCCTATTTCAGAGAATCATCCTCCACCCCCTCCACCTCCTCCCCCTGTGATAGCTATAGCAACACCAGGGGGTAGTGATATGAGAAAGAAAGGCACGCCATTGAAGGATCTTAATTTCAAG ATGGATACCCCTAAAAGTTTGATGAAGGTGAAGCGAAAGCATGAACGCACTGG GTCAGATTTTTCCGTGTCCTCTCTGACGACGATTGGATCATTCAGCAGCCTCCAACAGGAACTTCTCAGCTCTAATCCGATGCGACGTCTCCGGACCACAAACCATCAAAG ATCCCCAGGAGGTACTCCATCAAGAAACCCTCGTATGATGTCCGACAGTCCCCACCAACATGTCTACCTCCGAACCACTATACCGTGCGTTTGTGAACAGCATGCAGCACAAATTCCGCAACGTGCGATCTCCAAGTCCTGCAGGCCCCCATAG